The following are from one region of the Pseudodesulfovibrio piezophilus C1TLV30 genome:
- a CDS encoding ferredoxin, translating into MGIVIDPDECIGCESCVEICPDVFEMDADGEKALVIAEDSTADCVDEAIETCPNEAISK; encoded by the coding sequence ATGGGTATTGTTATTGACCCGGATGAATGTATTGGCTGTGAATCGTGTGTGGAAATTTGTCCAGATGTTTTTGAGATGGACGCGGACGGAGAAAAGGCTCTCGTTATAGCTGAAGATTCAACGGCAGATTGTGTCGATGAAGCCATTGAAACCTGTCCTAATGAAGCGATTTCAAAGTAG
- a CDS encoding DUF1499 domain-containing protein — protein MKYLIFALILFLSTTVSLIILSQRKPNSLGITNGKLSQCPNKDNCVSSEADIAKYAIAPLHATGSVAREMAHLTKTIGLMDGSRIITVEGNYLHAEFSTPLLHFVDDLECFYEQDKGIINVRSASRVGYSDLGANRKRLEKLRTLFNSSHDSEQ, from the coding sequence ATGAAATACCTCATTTTTGCCCTTATTCTTTTTCTTAGCACCACAGTTTCCCTGATAATACTCTCTCAACGCAAACCAAACTCCTTGGGCATAACAAACGGCAAACTCTCTCAATGCCCAAACAAAGACAATTGCGTCTCATCAGAAGCTGACATTGCAAAATATGCCATAGCTCCACTCCATGCGACCGGAAGCGTTGCACGAGAAATGGCACATTTGACCAAAACAATTGGTTTGATGGACGGCAGTAGGATTATCACGGTTGAAGGCAACTACCTTCATGCAGAATTTTCAACGCCTTTATTGCATTTTGTAGACGACCTTGAATGCTTCTATGAACAAGACAAAGGTATAATCAATGTCAGATCGGCTTCCAGAGTGGGATACTCCGACTTGGGTGCAAATCGAAAGCGTCTTGAAAAGCTCCGAACACTTTTCAACTCTTCACATGATTCAGAACAATAG
- the hemA gene encoding glutamyl-tRNA reductase — protein sequence MNRKIILIGLNHKTANVNIREKFALTDTEHFEKGLAAHCPIHECMCLSTCNRVEIIATAKHASEQDVLNSIIEYWASTCHGSVADLVENTYQYTDLEAVEHIFTVACSLDSMVMGEPQILGQLKDAYRKAVDEGTARTIINRLLHKSFSVAKRVRTETAIASSAVSISFAAVELAKKIFGNLSGTRAMLIGAGEMAELAATHLLQNGVQDIIIANRTLSRAKELARSMGGEPIQIENMADRLHEVDIVISSTGSPVAVVQAKAVKKVLRKRKNKPMFFIDIAVPRDIDPDVNQLDNTYLYDIDDLKEVVEDNMAQRHEEAAKARAVVTAETATFKNWLNSLEIQPTIVDLVDKNEEIALRELAKTLKKIGPVDQKTRNSLETLVLSVSRKCLHEPLCFLKRRTQEEGSAERFIDLARRMFNLDEEVVPPDAHLDRKNTTCAPEDIDRFIDASKNKEQ from the coding sequence ATGAATAGAAAAATCATTCTTATAGGGCTCAACCATAAAACGGCCAATGTGAATATCCGAGAAAAATTTGCTTTGACTGATACCGAGCATTTCGAGAAGGGCTTAGCCGCACATTGCCCTATCCATGAGTGTATGTGCCTCTCCACCTGCAACCGGGTGGAGATAATAGCAACCGCCAAGCATGCTTCGGAACAGGACGTTCTCAACTCAATTATCGAATATTGGGCGAGCACATGCCATGGTTCAGTAGCTGATTTGGTTGAGAACACGTACCAATACACGGATCTTGAGGCTGTCGAGCACATCTTTACCGTTGCATGTAGCTTGGATTCCATGGTTATGGGTGAACCTCAAATCCTTGGCCAACTCAAGGATGCCTACCGTAAAGCCGTTGATGAGGGGACAGCCAGAACCATTATCAACCGTCTTCTTCATAAATCCTTTTCTGTGGCCAAAAGAGTACGGACAGAGACGGCAATAGCATCAAGCGCTGTCTCCATCAGCTTTGCGGCAGTCGAACTGGCGAAAAAGATATTCGGTAACCTCAGTGGGACGCGAGCAATGCTCATCGGCGCTGGCGAGATGGCAGAACTTGCAGCGACCCACCTGCTCCAAAATGGAGTACAGGATATCATCATAGCCAATCGGACTCTTTCCAGAGCAAAGGAATTAGCACGTTCCATGGGGGGAGAACCCATCCAGATTGAAAACATGGCTGATCGGCTCCATGAAGTTGATATTGTCATCAGCTCGACGGGATCACCTGTCGCCGTGGTTCAGGCAAAAGCGGTAAAAAAAGTTCTCAGGAAGCGCAAAAACAAGCCGATGTTCTTTATTGATATTGCTGTGCCACGAGATATAGACCCTGATGTGAACCAGTTGGACAACACCTATCTCTACGATATTGATGACCTCAAGGAAGTTGTAGAAGATAATATGGCCCAGCGTCACGAAGAGGCTGCAAAAGCCCGAGCTGTCGTCACAGCAGAGACTGCAACATTTAAGAACTGGCTCAACTCTCTGGAGATTCAACCGACCATTGTCGACCTTGTTGATAAAAATGAAGAAATCGCATTGAGAGAACTCGCGAAAACATTAAAAAAGATCGGTCCGGTTGATCAAAAGACACGGAACTCTCTCGAAACGCTTGTTCTCTCCGTCAGCCGAAAATGTCTTCATGAACCTCTGTGCTTTTTAAAAAGACGAACTCAGGAAGAAGGGTCTGCCGAGAGGTTCATTGATTTGGCCAGACGAATGTTCAATCTCGACGAGGAGGTTGTTCCCCCCGATGCCCATTTGGATAGAAAAAATACAACCTGCGCTCCAGAAGACATCGACAGGTTTATAGATGCATCAAAAAACAAGGAACAATAA
- a CDS encoding CgeB family protein, translated as MKNLRILVVLPLYGGSLPIGRYITSALSNDGHLVEVFEAPEFLDAYNSLAGLKITANKLSYLQNSFLNVVSQAVLAKVETFEPDLVLAMAQAPLNHQALKRLRKDGVTTAMWFVEDFRLFTYWKSFAPMYDIFAVIQKEPFLQELEKIGQPNALYLPLAAQPDFHQPLTLNPVDKRKFGSDISFMGAGYPNRRVAFRELVQYNFKLWGTEWEGDHVLEPLVQLQGARVSSVDCVKIFNASKINLNLHSSIQAEELVTLGDFVNPRTFELAACGAFQLVDERRLLSEAFTKEELITFSSMDDLTDLIDHYLVHPEERIALAEKARKRVLADHTYQKRMQSLLEFTAEKIEGWPRQKAVHSSLIDLPPELSGEISALLVRLGLPEDVSFDDLVWAIRRQQGKLSELDTAILFLDEWKKQYSQ; from the coding sequence ATGAAAAATTTAAGGATTCTTGTTGTTCTTCCCCTTTATGGTGGGTCACTGCCTATTGGGCGGTATATCACTTCGGCTCTGAGTAATGATGGGCATTTGGTTGAAGTTTTTGAAGCCCCGGAGTTCCTCGATGCCTATAATTCGTTGGCGGGGTTGAAGATCACTGCAAATAAATTAAGCTATTTGCAAAATTCTTTTTTGAATGTCGTCAGCCAAGCTGTTTTGGCCAAGGTCGAGACATTTGAACCGGATCTTGTCTTGGCTATGGCTCAAGCCCCACTCAATCATCAAGCCTTAAAAAGATTGAGGAAGGATGGGGTGACCACAGCTATGTGGTTTGTCGAGGATTTTCGTTTATTTACGTATTGGAAATCCTTTGCCCCGATGTATGATATATTTGCCGTGATCCAAAAAGAGCCTTTTCTTCAGGAGTTGGAAAAGATCGGGCAACCGAATGCACTGTATTTACCCCTTGCTGCACAGCCTGACTTTCATCAACCGCTCACTCTCAATCCAGTTGATAAGAGAAAGTTTGGTTCCGATATTTCTTTCATGGGAGCAGGCTATCCCAACAGGCGTGTAGCTTTCCGGGAGCTGGTTCAGTACAATTTCAAGTTATGGGGAACAGAGTGGGAAGGAGACCATGTTCTTGAACCTCTTGTTCAGCTTCAAGGGGCACGAGTTTCATCGGTAGACTGTGTCAAAATCTTCAATGCTTCCAAAATCAATCTGAACCTTCATTCGAGCATTCAGGCAGAAGAATTGGTGACATTGGGCGATTTTGTCAATCCAAGGACCTTTGAACTGGCAGCGTGCGGGGCATTTCAGCTTGTTGATGAGCGTCGCCTTTTGTCGGAAGCTTTTACGAAAGAAGAACTGATTACATTCAGCTCAATGGATGATTTGACCGATTTGATAGACCATTATCTCGTGCACCCTGAAGAACGAATTGCATTGGCTGAAAAAGCCAGGAAGCGTGTATTGGCAGATCATACGTATCAAAAACGGATGCAATCCTTATTGGAATTTACAGCAGAAAAAATAGAAGGCTGGCCTCGCCAAAAGGCTGTTCATTCGAGCCTTATTGATTTGCCCCCTGAACTTTCCGGAGAAATATCTGCGTTGCTTGTACGGTTAGGGTTACCGGAAGATGTCTCTTTTGATGATTTGGTATGGGCTATCAGACGGCAACAGGGGAAGCTTTCAGAGTTGGACACTGCGATTCTTTTTCTGGATGAATGGAAAAAACAATATTCGCAGTAA
- the ccsA gene encoding cytochrome c biogenesis protein CcsA, with product MSLFEILKIVIILLYGLGTILFLTGVATNNNRLKKMAVWFAVIGFTTNTLDLAFVLAREPAALYAGKFYFNILAWCVLALYFFLWWRLKLEFLAITALPLSLLLFIASMALGGIHVAMPSQMTALFFGLHIGSLILTLGVLMMAFGAAIAFLYYNRKLKTKAGLSSIGKDVPSLDKFDKVNNWAVSLGFPLFTLGLFSTYSWYWISPDKIFRWDIMKIGSLAVWFLFAFLYHQRKVLGWRGRKPAILAIWIFIGMGISLIHHTITFRAMP from the coding sequence ATGAGCTTGTTTGAGATACTAAAAATTGTAATCATACTCTTATACGGATTAGGGACGATCCTTTTCCTGACCGGTGTTGCAACCAATAACAACCGGCTGAAAAAAATGGCGGTCTGGTTTGCTGTCATCGGCTTTACGACCAACACCCTAGATCTGGCATTTGTCCTGGCTCGCGAACCGGCAGCCCTCTATGCCGGGAAATTCTATTTCAATATTCTTGCATGGTGTGTACTGGCACTTTATTTCTTCTTGTGGTGGAGGCTCAAGCTCGAATTCCTCGCGATTACCGCGCTGCCCTTATCTCTTCTGCTTTTTATTGCCTCAATGGCGCTCGGCGGCATTCATGTAGCGATGCCCAGCCAAATGACGGCTCTTTTTTTTGGTCTCCATATAGGCTCATTGATTCTGACACTAGGCGTTTTGATGATGGCCTTTGGAGCTGCAATTGCTTTTCTGTATTATAATCGAAAATTAAAGACCAAAGCAGGCCTCTCCAGTATCGGCAAGGACGTTCCCTCTCTTGATAAATTTGATAAAGTAAACAATTGGGCTGTATCCTTGGGCTTCCCGCTCTTTACTCTTGGCCTGTTCTCCACATACTCATGGTATTGGATCTCTCCCGACAAGATTTTCCGTTGGGACATCATGAAAATAGGCTCCCTCGCAGTCTGGTTCCTATTTGCCTTTCTTTACCACCAACGCAAAGTTCTCGGATGGCGAGGGCGTAAACCGGCCATTTTGGCCATATGGATTTTCATTGGAATGGGCATCTCACTTATCCATCATACAATTACTTTCAGGGCCATGCCATGA
- a CDS encoding replication-associated recombination protein A — protein sequence MKLEIEGAQPLADRIRPESLEDFFGQGHIRNRVEAFTQSKRMPSLLLFGPPGCGKSTLAMLLAKLTGKKSLRVSAPEAGLTALRKKLPGYDILILDELHRFSKAQQDFFLPILESGKITLLATTTENPSFSVTRQLLSRLHVLRLRTLNREELTQVAKRGTAELDIELEEESYKLLTAMAGGDARTLLNLIEYTAELPEEKRRVDILRDSLPEKVVRGDRDGDSHYELASALIKSIRGSDPDAALYYLACLLESGEDPRFVTRRLIISASEDIGLGDPQALSQAMACHQAVETVGMPEGFIPMAQTTVYLALAPKSNSTYAAYRSAQKEVRENGPKPVPLHLRNATSSLQREWGYGRGYLYPHNFPKSWADQDYLPNELLGRKFYHPKDQGDESRLVSWLRHFKRNL from the coding sequence ATGAAATTGGAAATAGAAGGCGCACAACCCCTTGCTGACAGGATTCGTCCGGAATCACTCGAAGACTTTTTTGGACAAGGGCACATCCGCAATAGGGTGGAAGCATTTACCCAGTCTAAAAGGATGCCCAGCTTACTTTTGTTCGGCCCTCCCGGTTGCGGAAAATCAACCCTGGCCATGCTGTTGGCCAAACTCACCGGCAAAAAAAGCCTTCGGGTCAGTGCGCCGGAAGCTGGACTGACCGCATTGAGAAAAAAACTCCCTGGGTATGACATCCTCATTCTTGATGAACTGCACCGTTTTTCCAAGGCGCAACAGGACTTCTTTCTTCCCATCCTTGAGTCTGGAAAAATAACTCTTCTGGCAACGACAACAGAGAACCCCTCTTTCAGTGTCACCAGACAATTGCTTTCACGACTTCATGTTTTACGTCTTCGCACGCTGAATCGGGAAGAACTTACACAAGTTGCCAAACGAGGGACTGCAGAACTCGATATTGAACTGGAAGAAGAAAGCTATAAACTGCTCACAGCCATGGCAGGGGGTGATGCACGAACTCTCCTGAATCTCATTGAATATACTGCGGAATTGCCCGAGGAAAAGCGGCGGGTGGATATTCTGAGAGACTCCTTACCTGAAAAGGTTGTTCGGGGAGACAGAGATGGAGATTCTCATTATGAACTGGCCTCGGCGTTGATAAAATCAATTCGTGGCAGTGACCCTGATGCGGCTCTCTATTATTTGGCTTGCCTGCTGGAAAGTGGTGAAGATCCACGCTTTGTTACCCGGAGGCTGATTATATCTGCATCAGAAGATATTGGTCTTGGAGACCCACAAGCACTCTCTCAGGCAATGGCATGCCATCAAGCTGTGGAAACTGTCGGAATGCCAGAAGGTTTTATCCCAATGGCCCAAACGACTGTCTATCTCGCCTTAGCCCCAAAAAGCAATTCCACCTACGCAGCGTACCGTTCTGCCCAAAAGGAAGTGAGGGAGAATGGTCCAAAGCCGGTTCCCTTGCATCTCAGAAACGCAACGTCATCATTACAGCGGGAATGGGGATATGGTCGGGGATACTTGTATCCGCATAATTTCCCCAAGTCCTGGGCTGATCAGGACTATCTTCCTAATGAATTGCTTGGAAGAAAATTTTACCACCCCAAAGACCAAGGTGACGAATCCCGTTTAGTTTCCTGGCTCAGACATTTCAAGAGAAACCTATAG
- a CDS encoding adenylate kinase has translation MNILIFGPNGSGKGTQGTLAKDKYGLDHIESGAIFRKHIGGGTELGMKAKEFINKGELVPDDITIPMVLDVLASSTNGWLLDGFPRSLVQGEKLWEALQKDGVKLDYVIEIKLPRDIAKGRIMGRRLCENNPNHPNNVGIPVIAPEGDKCRVCGGSLSARDDDQDEGAIDVRHNIYYDEETGTMAACNFYKNMKDGGFKYIELDGEQSIDAIKEYLMAQLV, from the coding sequence ATGAATATTCTGATTTTCGGCCCCAATGGCTCCGGTAAAGGCACCCAGGGAACCCTGGCTAAAGATAAGTACGGTCTGGATCATATCGAATCCGGGGCTATTTTCCGCAAACATATCGGCGGCGGCACCGAACTCGGCATGAAAGCCAAGGAATTTATCAACAAGGGCGAGCTTGTTCCTGATGATATCACGATCCCAATGGTTCTCGATGTCTTGGCCAGCTCCACCAACGGATGGCTGCTTGACGGCTTTCCCCGCTCTCTGGTTCAGGGAGAAAAATTGTGGGAAGCTTTGCAAAAAGATGGTGTCAAACTTGATTACGTGATTGAGATCAAACTGCCGCGTGACATTGCCAAAGGCCGTATCATGGGGCGTCGCCTCTGTGAAAACAACCCCAACCACCCGAACAATGTTGGCATTCCGGTCATCGCACCTGAAGGCGACAAATGCCGTGTGTGTGGCGGCTCTCTCTCTGCTCGTGATGATGATCAGGATGAGGGTGCAATTGATGTCCGTCATAATATCTACTATGATGAAGAAACCGGAACCATGGCAGCTTGTAACTTTTACAAGAACATGAAAGATGGTGGCTTCAAGTACATTGAACTAGACGGCGAGCAATCCATTGATGCAATCAAGGAATACTTGATGGCACAGCTCGTCTAG
- a CDS encoding precorrin-2 dehydrogenase/sirohydrochlorin ferrochelatase family protein has protein sequence MRYYPVFVHLENKDCLVVGAGDVGKRKIKSLLEARARTILVIDTHPADDELASMVSQKHVIFECRAFQASDVESKFLVIASTSNKALNQEICELCERRNTLCNSVDQPELGSFTVPATVKRGDLTLAISTSGQSPAMTRQLRRDLANQFGDEYARFLTFMGRLRPLLLALGMETKNNTKVFREMVGSPLLKAMKEHNLDAAREILKKLLPSSLHTNIPELLDELV, from the coding sequence ATGCGTTATTATCCAGTTTTCGTTCATCTTGAGAATAAGGATTGCCTCGTCGTCGGAGCAGGAGATGTTGGTAAACGGAAAATCAAGTCACTTCTTGAAGCCCGCGCGCGAACAATTCTGGTAATCGATACCCACCCGGCAGATGATGAATTAGCCTCAATGGTTTCTCAAAAGCATGTCATCTTTGAATGTCGTGCTTTTCAAGCTTCCGATGTTGAGTCAAAATTTCTTGTCATCGCAAGTACTTCCAATAAAGCCCTCAACCAGGAAATTTGTGAACTCTGCGAAAGACGCAATACGCTTTGCAATAGTGTGGATCAACCCGAGTTGGGCAGTTTCACCGTACCTGCTACTGTCAAACGCGGCGATTTGACTTTGGCAATTTCCACATCTGGGCAAAGCCCGGCCATGACAAGACAACTTCGCAGAGATCTCGCGAATCAATTTGGTGATGAATACGCCCGTTTCCTGACTTTTATGGGACGGTTACGCCCTCTTCTCCTTGCTCTTGGAATGGAAACAAAAAACAACACGAAGGTCTTCAGGGAAATGGTCGGATCACCACTTCTTAAAGCAATGAAAGAACATAATCTTGACGCCGCTCGCGAAATACTTAAAAAATTGCTACCTTCGTCTTTGCACACCAACATACCGGAGCTTCTTGATGAGCTTGTTTGA
- a CDS encoding DMT family transporter, with product MSRIKTLGFLYALIAVSIWSGNFIIASGMVNTLPPITLAALRWCTATIVLIPFAVKAIRRDQKALLAYKWSTLTAAITGVTLFNTLVYISARTTDTANMALFASTTPIFVVILSRIFLGEAISYLRAFGLAIAVAGMLIIATHGNIDTLLHMTFRVGDIWMLLAGLLWAIYSILVKRKPSDISQYSFLGALFFIGAIPLIPAAFVEQCYSPNWAMTPSILGATVYIGIGASLVAFFLWNQAVTHIGPGTSSLFQYFMPIFSSIGAFFLLDQPITHSHVVGFVLIFTGVILATRSK from the coding sequence ATGTCTCGAATCAAAACTCTTGGCTTTCTCTACGCCCTTATTGCCGTCAGCATCTGGTCTGGAAACTTCATCATTGCCAGCGGGATGGTAAACACGCTTCCTCCCATTACACTTGCAGCACTCAGGTGGTGCACAGCTACCATAGTCCTGATCCCCTTTGCAGTGAAAGCCATTCGCCGGGACCAAAAAGCCCTTCTTGCCTACAAATGGTCAACCCTTACTGCGGCGATAACCGGAGTCACTCTTTTTAACACACTCGTTTACATAAGTGCACGGACTACAGACACAGCCAATATGGCTCTCTTTGCTTCGACAACACCTATTTTTGTCGTGATTCTCTCAAGAATCTTTCTTGGTGAAGCAATCAGTTATTTACGAGCCTTTGGTTTGGCCATTGCAGTGGCAGGCATGCTAATCATCGCCACACACGGTAATATAGACACCCTGTTACACATGACTTTTCGCGTTGGAGATATATGGATGCTCCTAGCAGGTCTGCTCTGGGCCATATATTCCATACTAGTCAAACGGAAGCCGTCTGATATTAGCCAATATTCTTTTCTTGGAGCGCTCTTTTTCATCGGAGCAATACCACTTATCCCGGCGGCCTTTGTTGAACAGTGCTACTCGCCGAATTGGGCTATGACTCCATCAATTTTGGGAGCGACCGTCTATATAGGTATAGGAGCATCTTTAGTGGCTTTTTTTCTATGGAACCAAGCTGTCACCCACATAGGCCCGGGAACATCATCCCTCTTTCAATATTTCATGCCGATTTTCAGTAGTATTGGGGCTTTTTTCCTTCTAGATCAACCGATTACGCATTCGCATGTAGTCGGATTCGTCCTCATATTTACAGGGGTCATCTTAGCGACACGTTCAAAATAG
- the tilS gene encoding tRNA lysidine(34) synthetase TilS, with protein MQSQFLDLPTSLQEIPPQWAHFCLNVDNFIAHELKLSIDNKTSIVGFSGGVDSTALILTLQFLAKRRGGRIVAAHMNHNLRKEAQEDSQWCEAFCKKLGIECFTRSEDIRNSAKINGIGIEEAGRDARYKFFQDIMRLVKGDFVMLGHHLDDLCEDVLMRLTRGTAWPGLAGMSGFDPHRTLVRPFLLTPKSELKSFLQDLKVGWREDASNQDDEWTRNRVRTTLLPLFLKENPKFRESIARMWKIGRIDSDYWNQMTSSPDQELSQKVLLSSHKALRLRLFKAALDNLGEGQALAKTLFKLDQAWCDKKNGAVFQFPGNKVATITASGVVFSHKH; from the coding sequence ATGCAATCGCAGTTCCTTGACCTCCCTACTTCACTTCAGGAAATTCCCCCTCAATGGGCGCATTTCTGTCTTAACGTAGACAACTTCATCGCTCATGAACTCAAGCTTTCAATAGACAATAAAACAAGCATTGTCGGATTTTCAGGTGGAGTTGACTCAACCGCTCTTATCCTCACTTTGCAGTTTCTGGCAAAAAGAAGAGGAGGCAGGATTGTTGCTGCCCATATGAACCACAATCTTCGCAAAGAAGCTCAGGAGGATTCTCAATGGTGCGAAGCTTTCTGTAAGAAGCTTGGAATTGAGTGTTTCACCCGTTCAGAAGATATTCGAAATAGCGCCAAGATCAATGGAATCGGCATCGAAGAAGCGGGAAGAGACGCCAGGTATAAATTTTTCCAAGATATCATGAGGCTGGTCAAAGGGGATTTTGTCATGTTGGGCCATCACCTCGATGATCTTTGCGAAGATGTTCTCATGCGACTGACTCGTGGAACTGCATGGCCCGGACTTGCTGGGATGTCTGGATTTGATCCACACAGAACACTGGTCAGGCCTTTTTTACTCACCCCAAAATCAGAATTGAAATCTTTTTTACAGGATTTGAAGGTTGGTTGGAGAGAAGATGCCTCCAACCAAGATGATGAATGGACTCGAAATAGGGTTCGCACAACTCTCCTCCCTCTTTTTCTCAAAGAAAATCCTAAGTTCCGAGAATCCATAGCCCGCATGTGGAAAATCGGCCGAATAGATTCAGATTATTGGAACCAAATGACGTCGAGCCCAGACCAAGAACTGTCACAAAAAGTCCTTCTTTCTTCTCATAAAGCACTTCGTCTTCGATTGTTTAAAGCGGCCCTTGACAATTTAGGCGAAGGACAGGCCCTAGCGAAAACCCTGTTCAAACTCGATCAAGCGTGGTGCGACAAAAAGAACGGGGCTGTATTTCAATTCCCAGGAAATAAAGTCGCGACGATCACTGCATCGGGTGTGGTTTTCTCCCACAAACATTGA
- a CDS encoding glycosyltransferase family 9 protein: MEQILIIQLARFGDLLQTKRLIVSLCAQKKQVHLCLDSSLEALARLIYPNVILHPVAAHGTGHKDQSRFHSVFLTNRRAFEKLKSIPFEAVFNLNFSGLNFRLAALFDPDIVHGYSWKNGQEIIGVWPSMGMRWSETRRLGLNLVDFWAGYLRHKVAPEDVNPTAEPRGGGLGVVLAGRESRRSLPVPVLAAIIQTLVVSSSYDSIQLLGGSQEYGAAKQLLKLLPRDLQQKSFNLAGKTSYSDLVERVAGLDCLVTPDTGTMHLAAHLGTPVKAFFLSSAWCFETGPYGKGHIVYQATTNCLPCLESQPCPYETRCLECFFSSEFKRFMVTEKEAHAPENMIAFRSDFDELGQIYVPFAGQDKESEKRTQFRHFLQQYLTGEGEGASDTDTTLALRLYSEKDWMMSEGPKKLFGI; encoded by the coding sequence ATGGAACAGATACTTATTATACAACTTGCCCGATTCGGAGATCTGCTTCAGACAAAGCGATTGATTGTATCGCTATGTGCGCAAAAGAAGCAGGTGCATCTGTGTCTCGACTCCTCTCTGGAGGCTTTGGCCCGATTGATCTATCCGAATGTCATTTTGCACCCGGTTGCTGCCCATGGAACAGGTCATAAGGATCAGTCTCGTTTCCATTCCGTGTTTCTCACGAACAGGCGGGCTTTTGAGAAACTCAAATCGATACCGTTCGAGGCTGTTTTCAATTTGAATTTTTCAGGACTCAACTTTCGGCTCGCCGCCTTGTTTGATCCCGATATTGTTCATGGCTATTCGTGGAAAAACGGTCAGGAAATTATCGGAGTCTGGCCGTCAATGGGCATGCGTTGGTCGGAGACAAGGCGATTGGGATTGAATCTTGTGGATTTTTGGGCTGGATATCTGCGTCACAAGGTCGCTCCGGAGGATGTCAATCCAACAGCAGAGCCTCGGGGAGGAGGGCTGGGAGTGGTTTTGGCAGGCCGCGAATCTCGTCGTTCCCTTCCTGTTCCGGTCCTGGCGGCAATCATCCAGACACTCGTCGTTAGTTCAAGCTATGACAGTATTCAACTCCTGGGTGGTTCTCAGGAGTATGGTGCAGCAAAACAGCTTCTCAAGCTTTTACCTCGAGATTTGCAACAGAAGTCCTTCAATCTGGCCGGAAAGACCAGCTACTCCGATCTCGTGGAGAGAGTGGCAGGGCTTGACTGCCTTGTAACGCCGGATACTGGAACCATGCATCTCGCGGCCCATCTTGGAACACCCGTGAAAGCTTTTTTCCTTTCTTCGGCATGGTGTTTTGAAACTGGTCCCTATGGAAAGGGCCATATTGTTTATCAAGCGACAACAAACTGCCTGCCGTGCCTGGAAAGCCAGCCCTGTCCATACGAAACCCGTTGTCTTGAGTGTTTTTTCTCTTCTGAATTCAAAAGGTTCATGGTCACCGAAAAAGAAGCTCACGCACCGGAAAACATGATTGCATTCAGGTCGGATTTTGATGAGTTGGGCCAGATTTATGTTCCTTTTGCCGGACAGGATAAAGAGAGCGAAAAGCGAACACAGTTTCGTCATTTTCTTCAACAGTATCTCACTGGTGAGGGAGAGGGGGCCTCAGATACGGATACGACACTTGCGTTGCGCCTCTACAGTGAAAAGGATTGGATGATGAGTGAAGGGCCAAAGAAATTATTCGGGATATGA